In Papaver somniferum cultivar HN1 chromosome 1, ASM357369v1, whole genome shotgun sequence, a genomic segment contains:
- the LOC113273502 gene encoding ankyrin repeat-containing protein At5g02620-like: MDPRLYEAITSGNIYKLERLLATRNDVNEYITTQTTATRKNTVLHVAVQFKRKMFVEELCKRCSQPGVLIMQQNFKGDTVLHIAARLGLSDIVAVLIRHVDNRCGITVQELVRMVNQKNDTALHDAVRNHKFLVGRLLIEADPLFEYFPNDAGETPLYLAAEEGLYDFVVSILQKCPSAAHNGPGGRTTLHVAVANGYSEITKLLLEKKPSLIHQRDENGNSALHYAAYFANPKVAIQLLEADPSIALGKDNDGRTALHIAASSRLPRNIAYLLKVDTLGPAQHTKIGRLGLQPFAYMKFKCENTQVIEEVTKCCQECWEELDNNGQNFLHVAAENGSVRVMKYILGKSNLVENIINDEDYQGNTPLHLVLRSKSIECLRILCRDKRVKKKAINNDNLTAFDILLHDLDKADMPHREFIQAGYRYLFEGGLLWYGRSQIRIDKEDERYGAISQNKYKMAIECAKELSESQIVVTTLIAAVTYTVGLALPGGYNSGGPSVGLPILSGVPAFKVFVRCNSTALLLSIIVLHIHYFNKLIPHRKAKSVVLRALVTHVLMFSATVLMLMAFLVGNYIFFGHSATFTSPVASAGIIVVFYFLVKFLKKAN; encoded by the exons ATGGATCCAAGGTTGTATGAAGCTATAACTTCAGGAAACATCTACAAACTGGAAAGGCTATTAGCTACAAGGAATGATGTGAATGAATATATTACAACTCAAACTACAGCTACTCGCAAGAATACTGTTCTACATGTTGCTGTACAATTCAAAAGAAAGATGTTTGTAGAGGAATTATGCAAGAGATGCTCGCAACCTGGGGTATTAATAATGCAACAAAACTTCAAAGGAGATACTGTGTTGCATATCGCTGCAAGGCTAGGATTGTCTGATATAGTCGCAGTTCTTATACGTCATGTAGATAATCGTTGCGGTATTACGGTGCAAGAGCTAGTGAGAATGGTGAATCAAAAGAACGACACAGCTTTGCATGATGCAGTTCGTAATCATAAGTTTTTAGTAGGGAGATTGCTGATTGAAGCAGATCCGTTGTTTGAGTATTTTCCAAATGATGCCGGTGAAACCCCACTTTACCTTGCTGCTGAAGAAGGGTTGTATGATTTTGTAGTTTCGATCTTACAAAAATGTCCTTCGGCAGCTCATAATGGTCCTGGCGGCCGAACAACGTTGCACGTAGCTGTAGCTAATGGGTACTCAG AAATAACAAAATTATTACTCGAGAAGAAACCAAGTTTGATACATCAAAGAGACGAAAATGGAAACAGTGCACTCCACTATGCTGCATATTTCGCCAATCCAAAGGTGGCTATTCAATTACTAGAAGCTGACCCTTCTATTGCATTGGGGAAGGACAATGATGGCAGGACTGCTCTTCACATTGCAGCAAGTAGTCGTTTGCCAAGAAATATTGCATACCTGCTCAAGGTTGACACCCTTGGTCCTGCGCAACATACAAAAATTGGCCGTCTCGGTCTCCAACCCTTCGCTTACATGAAATTTAAATGTGAAAACACACAAGTAATTGAAGAGGTAACTAAATGCTGCCAAGAATGCTGGGAAGAACTTGATAACAACGGTCAGAATTTTCTTCACGTTGCCGCTGAAAATGGAAGTGTGAGAGTGATGAAGTATATCTTAGGGAAATCAAACTTGGTTGAGAATATTATAAACGACGAGGATTACCAAGGGAATACACCTTTGCATCTGGTACTCAGATCAAAAAGTATTGAATGTTTGCGAATTCTCTGCAGGGACAAGAGAGTGAAAAAGAAGGCTATCAACAATGATAACTTGACAGCTTTCGATATTCTTCTTCATGATTTG GACAAGGCAGATATGCCACACAGGGAGTTTATACAAGCAGGCTATAGATACCTGTTTGAAGGAGGATTGCTATGGTATGGGAGAAGCCAAATCAGAATAGACAAAGAAGATGAAAGATATGGAGCCATATCGCAGAATAAGTACAAGATGGCTATAGAATGTGCAAAAGAACTATCTGAAAGCCAGATAGTAGTGACTACACTTATAGCTGCAGTTACATACACAGTTGGTTTAGCATTACCTGGAGGCTACAACAGTGGCGGACCATCAGTAGGCTTACCAATCTTAAGCGGCGTACCAGCTTTCAAAGTTTTTGTCAGGTGCAACAGCACTGCCCTGCTTCTATCAATTATAGTTTTACACATCCATTACTTTAACAAACTCATTCCTCATAGAAAAGCCAAATCAGTGGTACTCCGGGCACTAGTCACTCATGTTCTCATGTTCAGTGCCACTGTATTAATGTTAATGGCATTCTTAGTCGGAAATTACATCTTCTTTGGCCACTCAGCAACTTTTACCAGTCCTGTGGCTTCTGCTGGCATTATAGTTGTTTTTtatttccttgttaaatttctcAAAAAAGCTAATTGA